The genome window AGGGCTATCTTCGCCATACGAGTGACCCACGGATGCAGGAGGCATCTCCCTGGGACCGGTAAGGCATCTCTTCGCAACAGGTCCTGACTGCGACCTCCGTCCGCTACGCGTCTTCGCCGAAAATGCTGACAACGGTTCGACCTGTGATCCGTCCAGCGAGCATCTCTTCGCACACTTCCGACACATCCTGGAGTTTCACCATCCGAACCGTCTGAAGCACGTCGTTACTCGGCACGATACCGGCGATTCGTTCCCAGGCAGATGTACGCAGAGGCGGTGGACATGTATTTGAGTCAATCCCGACCAGGCTCACGCCTCGCAGGATAAACGGATACACGGTACTCTCGAACTCAGCCCCGCCAACCAGTCCACATAAAGCGACCACTCCGTGTCGCTTGATCTGACTAAGAATCGCTGACAACGTCGACCCGCCGACACTGTCAATTGCTGCAGCCCAGGATCCGGTATCCAGCGGACGCGCCGCACCTGCCGAAAGAATGCCCCGGTCGATGATCGTCGATGCACCAAGACGACGCAGATACGCGTGAGCGTCTGGCTTACCTGTCGATGCGACCACCGCATATCCGAGCCCGGCGAGAATCAGGATCGCCATACTGCCGACCCCACCGGTCGCGCCCGTCACGACGACCTCGCCATCTGATGGGCCGATGCCCTTCGATTCAATCGACTTCACTGCCAGCATCGCCGTGAGGCCGGCGGTCCCGAAAGCCATCGCCATCCGCAAATCAAGGCCCGCCGGTACGGGCACCAGCCATTCGGACCGAACGCGCTGGTACTCGGTGTATCCACCCCAGGAGCTCTCACCCAGACCCCAGCCCGTCGCAATGACTTCGTCCCCGGGTGTGAACAAACGGCTGTCCGATTCGACAACGGTTCCTGCGAGGTCAATCCCGGGGACGAACGGAAACTCACCCCGGATGATCTTGCCGCGCCCGGTCACGGCCAGTGCATCTTTGTAGTTGAGGCTGCTATACGCCACATTGACAAGGACGTCTCCCCTGTTGGGTATGGAGGCGATGGGGACGCTCTCAATCGATGCCGAAGTCCTACCGTCCTGTTGAGTGAGAACAAGACATCGCGTTTTGGTCGGTACAGCTGTCAATGCGGCGGCGGTGTAGGTTACAGTTCAAATCTAAGGAACTTGCGGATTGTCCCGGCAGGGCATTGGTTAGCAACATTTGTTTCACCTGGACGTGAACAAAGTAAGACCGTGTGTCACAATCGTCATTCGAGACGCCGGTGACCCGTACCGACAGAACACGCCCGGACAACCTGCAGCGTCACGCTGTACGAGAAAACGAGTATCGTAGCCTCGCCCTCGTGTCTCTGGCGCTAAGTCTCCTGGCGATAACCGTCTTGTTCAAGATCCCGCTCGGAGCACCGGATACGCGTGTCGGCTGGGCTCCGTCGTCGACAACCGATCCCATCGAATTCAGCGCCAGCCGCGGGGTGCGGGCGACCCGCATGGAAGGCGGAATTGCAACCACCATGGACGGCCCGCAACCGAATCGTCCGGCGAGTACTGATGGGGGCGAGACCGTCGAGCCGGAGGCCGAGCGGTCGAAGGCCGTCGCAGCAACTCCAATGCAAGCCCGGGAGACGATCTTCGACCACGTGGAGTCGCCTCCGGCCATCCGGGGGGGACTCGGTGCCTACTACATCAACATAGAGTATCCCCCGGAGGCGATCGAGCGCCAGATCGAGGGCCGCCTCGTGCTACGATTCGTTGTGGGTACCGACGGCCAGCCCAGCGACGTCGTCGTCATGAAGTCACTGCATCCACTTTGCGATTCGGCCGCAGTGCGGGCCCTGAGACGCACGAGGTTTGTCGTGGGACGCCAGAATGGAAAGAAAGTGGCGGTCAGAATGCAGCTTCCGGTCCGCTTCAGGCTTGTGGGCCCGGGCCAGCGGAGCGAGGACGGAACGTGACTCAGCCTGCTTCGCCCGAGCCGTCTGTGCTTTCATCCGGGGAGCGAGGGTGCATGTCGTTCAGACGAAGTTGGTCACCGTCGATCCTTCCTTCCCAACGATCAGCACCGCGCTCGTTCGACTTCGTCCTTCTGAACACGGCACCGCTGCCGTCTTCCTTCACCTCCAGCAGCCCACCGATCCGGTACCAGCGCTGACGCAGAAAGGTGCCGCCCCACGTGATCTCCATCTCAATTACGTAGCGTCGCTCACTCTCAATGAACTGCCAGGAGTCCAGGTACACATACGTGCGGGTCGGGCCGAAGAACGATGTGAGGCGGCGTAGAACCTCGACAGCCGCTTGCTCGACGAACGACCCGACCTCCAACTCCCGGATTTCGCGCGGCTTCTTGCGAACAACCTTCTCGTCGTTGGCGACACGCGTCTCGTCACCGCCGAGACCTACGTACAGATCAAATCTGACAACCGCCTCGCTCTCCTCAAGAAGCGCCGACCTCAAGTAGTAGTTGAAGTCGCGGTAGTTCTCGAGACGTGCAAGGTTGAATCGACCGCGCGTCCGTCTGAACGGGATCCGGACTCCTTCATCTTCATGACCATCCACATAGGCGAGCCAGTAGCCGGACACCTCTCTCGATTCAATCTCCTGCCATGAATCAGCCTGCCACGCTTTTCTTTCGACGGCAAGAGTGACGGAGTATGACCCTTGCTCAACATCGCCATTCTGCGGATAGTCGAGATCGTGACGTGCTTCGATGCGCTTTGGCGAGGCGAGAAATCCCTTCTGCTCGCAAACGTTCATCCCGTCAAAGCGGCCGCATACTTCGACCAGAACGGGCTCCTCACTGGCTAGAGCTCGGTCGGGAACCGGAAGAATCAACTCCGGCCCGCTGTACAGCGTGTCGAACGTCGCGTTGAACAAGTTGAGGGTCGTAACCGGTCGCTCGACCGAATCGACTTTGCCCCATGCGTTCACCCTGGCAAACCGCACGTCGACCCGAACCGTGTCCCAACCCAGCCGCTCCAGAGACAGCTCCGACACCACGTACGGATTATGCTCCGTACACGAGACCAGAAGAACAGATCCTACCAGTAAGAACGAGGTGGCAATAATGCGCATGGGCGGCGTCGCGATCACGGACATGGACCAGATACAGGAACGTAGGATTCGACCCGTTGTT of Rhodothermales bacterium contains these proteins:
- a CDS encoding acryloyl-CoA reductase, yielding MTAVPTKTRCLVLTQQDGRTSASIESVPIASIPNRGDVLVNVAYSSLNYKDALAVTGRGKIIRGEFPFVPGIDLAGTVVESDSRLFTPGDEVIATGWGLGESSWGGYTEYQRVRSEWLVPVPAGLDLRMAMAFGTAGLTAMLAVKSIESKGIGPSDGEVVVTGATGGVGSMAILILAGLGYAVVASTGKPDAHAYLRRLGASTIIDRGILSAGAARPLDTGSWAAAIDSVGGSTLSAILSQIKRHGVVALCGLVGGAEFESTVYPFILRGVSLVGIDSNTCPPPLRTSAWERIAGIVPSNDVLQTVRMVKLQDVSEVCEEMLAGRITGRTVVSIFGEDA
- a CDS encoding energy transducer TonB, which codes for MSQSSFETPVTRTDRTRPDNLQRHAVRENEYRSLALVSLALSLLAITVLFKIPLGAPDTRVGWAPSSTTDPIEFSASRGVRATRMEGGIATTMDGPQPNRPASTDGGETVEPEAERSKAVAATPMQARETIFDHVESPPAIRGGLGAYYINIEYPPEAIERQIEGRLVLRFVVGTDGQPSDVVVMKSLHPLCDSAAVRALRRTRFVVGRQNGKKVAVRMQLPVRFRLVGPGQRSEDGT